Within Bacteroidales bacterium, the genomic segment ATCGATTATTTCATCTCCTATGGCTACGAAGAGGAGGATATCCTGCTGCAGTATTTCACACCCAAAACCGATGAGAACTGGGATGGATATAACCCGGCGCTGTACTGCGGCCCCAATGGCTATCACAACTGGGGCAACAACGTTCCCCTGGGGGAGCTGGTGGATGATTACGAGTTTGCCGATGGTACGAAGTTTGACTGGAGTAATCCGGCCCATGCAGCGGCTCCCTATACCAACCGGGAAGCCAGGTTTTATGCCACCATCCTGTATGAAGGAGCCGACTGGAGGGTGCGTCCTTCAGATGTCCAGGAGATTGATCCCTGGAACAAGATCCAGGTGGGTCATGTCTACAACCTGGCCGGTGATTTGATTGTACCCGGTGTGGATACCCGCAGCGGTCCCATTGAGGACTGGAACGGTGGTAAGTCCGGATACTACGTAAAGAAGTTCGTGGATAAATCCGTTGATCCCCAGTACGTAAAGCAGGATATTCCCTTCAGGCATTTCCGCTATGCAGAAACTTTGCTGAACTACGCGGAAGCCTGCATCGAGCTGGAAGAGGATGACGAGGCCAAGACCTATCTGAATATGATCCGGAAGCGTGCCGGACTGCCTGATATCACCTCTACCGGAGATGATTTGCGTCAGGACTACCGTCATGAGCGCCGGATAGAGATGGCCTATGAAGACCAGCGATTCTGGGATGTGAGGCGCTGGGTCATTGGCCCCGAAGCCTATCACCAGACCCACCGGGTGGATGTACGCTATGAAACCGATCAACCCGCCACCAACTATCGCCAGGCAGATGGAAGCACCTGGGGCGATCCCATCTTTTCAGAAGCAGAGTTGGGGGGGGATGCCAGGGCATGGTTGGATAAGGCCTATTTCTTCCCCATTTACAGGGATGAGATGAATAAGAATTCGCTGCTTATTCAGAATCCTGGTTACTAGGATCTGAATGGCCAAATGAATGAGGTCACCCGGTTAGTGTCTTGCACTGATGGGTGGCCTTCATTTTTATTTTTAAATACCTTGCATGATTATTCCATACACATAATTCTGAGGCCATGAAAAAGACTGTTCTCTCCATGTTTTACGCCTGTTTGGCACTGCTAATCTCCATCTCCTGTTTCAGTCAGTCTTCCTACGAAGGGGTGGCTTTCGAGGAGAAAGTCCAGGCCGACTGGGAGAACCAGTATATCTTTGAGATCAACAGGGAGACTCCCAGGGCCTGGTATATTCCATACGGAAGCCCTGAGGAGATGGAGGGGAACTCCATCCGGGAATCGGGATTGATCCGCTCACTAAATGGTCCCTGGCTGTTTCATCTCGCACAGAACCCGGGTGAGCGGCCTCACTATTTCTTTAGGGATGATTATGATACAGGGGGATGGGACCGGATAAAGGTTCCGTCCAACTGGGAGATGGAGGGCTACGACTATCCGATTTATACCAATATTACATATCCGCATGAGAAGAATCCTCCTTATATGCAAAAGCACTACAACCCCGTAGGTTCCTATAAGCGCAGTTTCCTTATTCCGCCGGAATGGGAGGGCAGGCAGATCTACCTTCGCTTTGGAGGAGTGAGCTCGGCCATGTATGTGTGGGTCAATGAAACCCGGGTGGGGTATAGTGAGGACAGCAAGACCCCGGCAGAGTTTGACATAAGCCCTTATATTCATCCGGGCGAAAACAGCCTGGCGGTGGAAGTCTATAAATGGAGCGATGCGAGTTACCTGGAAGACCAGGATTTCTGGAGGATGGGAGGAATCACCAGGGATGTAAGCCTGGTGGCCCGGAATCTCCAGCATATCCGGGATTTCAGGGTAGTGGCCGGATTGGATGAAACTTACACCGATGGAATCCTGAACCTGGAGGTGGAGGTGGTCAACCTGGATAAAGATGCGGCCCCAGTCTGCACGGTGCAGGCTCAATTGCTGGACGACCTGGATCAGGTGCTCTATGAGGAAAACCTGCCTGTAAACCTGAAGGATGGAGTAGCGACAGCCGGCATGAGACAAACATTTCCGGAGGTGAAGCCATGGTCCGCGGAGATCCCCAGTCTGTACCGCCTTATCCTGACACTGAAAGATGAACAGGGCGGGTTCATTGAGGCCATGGAGCAGGCTGTGGGCTTTCGTAGCGTGGAGATCCGGAATGGCGTATTGCTGGTGAATGGCAGATATGTGTATCTGAAGGGCGCGAACCTCCATGAACATCATCATGTAAACGGACATGTGGTGGATGAAGCCACCATGCTGAAAGATATTTTGCTGATGAAGAGCCACAACCTGAATGCGGTACGCACCTCTCACTATCCCCAGCCCGAACGGTGGTATGAGCTGTGCAACAAATACGGGCTCTATGTGGTGGATGAGGCCAATATTGAATCCCACGGAATGGGTTACGGGAAAGAGTCGCTCGCCAAAGACTCCACCTGGATGGGAGCCCACCTGTTCCGGACCCGGAATATGTTCGAAAGGGATAAAAACCAGCCTTCGGTGATCATCTGGTCGCTGGGGAATGAGGCCGGCAACGGGATCAACTTCCAGGCAACGTATGATTATCTGAAAGGGGTGGATGGAACCCGGCCTGTGCAGTATGAACAGGCGCACAGGGCCGATAATACGGATATTATTTGTCCCATGTATATGACCATGGAGCGAATGGAAGCATATGCGAAAAGTGAAAACGGAAAACCGGACCGACCCCTGATTCAGTGCGAATACGCCCATGCCATGGGAAACAGCCTGGGGAACTTCCAGGATTACTGGGATCTTATTGAAACATACGATGCCCTGCAGGGCGGATTTATCTGGGACTGGGTGGACCAGGGGATTCTCGTCTCCAACGCGGAAGGAGAGGAGTACTGGGCTTATGGAGGCGATTTTGGTCCGGACGATGTGCCATCCGACGGTAACTTTTGCCTGAACGGGATTGTTAATCCCGACCGGGGCATCAAACCCACTCTGCTGGAAGTCAAGAAGGTATACCAGAACATAGGGTTCGAGGCAGAAGATCTGAAAAGCGGCATATTGAACATTCATAATAAGTATTCCTTTTTAAACCTGGACCAGTTCTGGTTTAAATGGAGTCTCAGTTCAAACGGGCATACCCTTCAGCAGGGATTCATTGATAACCTGAATCTTCCTGCAGGAGAGAAGGCCCTGGTCGAACTGGGTTACCAGTTTGCACCGGAAGGGAACCGGGAATACTTCCTGGTCATTGAGGCTTCCCTGAAATCCGCTTCCGGGATCCTGGAAGCCGGTACGATAATGGCCCGTGAGCAGTTTCAGCTGCCTTACCAGTGGGATGGGGTCGCTCAAAAAAGAGAGGTGCCGGATCTGTCCTCCGGTCAGGACGACCGGTCAATCACCCTGACCGGACAAGACTTTACCATTCGTTTTGACACTGAAAAAGGAGTGATGTCACAGTTCCTTTACCAGGGGAAAGAGCTTTTGCTGAAAGGTCCTGAGCCCAATTTCTGGAGGGCCCCCACTGACAATGATTTTGGAAACAACAATCACAAGCGCGCAGGAGTATGGAGAGGAGCGGCTGCCGGCAGGATGGTCCGGGAGGTGAATCTTGTCCGTGATCATCCCGGTCAGCTTTCGGTTATTTTCAAAATGATCCTGAACGACGGGGAGTCAAACCCGATAGCCCGGTATAATTCGACCTATTCTGTGAATGGATTTGGGGAGGTGACTGTCTCCAGCGATTTTGAAGTGACCGCAGAGGATCTTCCCGATATGCCGAGGTTTGGGATGAACCTGTTGATGCCCCGGGCATTCGACAGGGTCACCTGGTTGGGCCGCGGGCCTCATGAATCTTACTGGGACAGGAAAACCAGCGCCTTCGTGGATCTCTATACAAGTTCGGTGGCGGACCTCTGCTGGCCCTATATTCGGCCGCAGGAAAACGGGAACCGGGAAGATGTCAGGTGGGTTAGCATCGTCGATAAGAGTGGCAGGGGACTGGTATTCAAGGGGAATCCCCAAATTGCCTTTTCTGCCCACCATAATCTG encodes:
- a CDS encoding RagB/SusD family nutrient uptake outer membrane protein, with the translated sequence MKQIFKIFIFLLIVGLTSSCQKDFLQLDPLSDYSDAAVWNDPALIETFVNNIYRNALGFPFAIERLSDYVDESHFTPDWDVTNFNKCLMTSDGLMGWDVDWGDNSPSKHTRHYRWGPLYSNVRACNIFFEKTAGADYGINQSLVDDMAGEVHFLRAYTYHYLAALYGGVPIITEPYGLSDDFEVARNTYEETVNYIVQDLDAAAAILPDVQEGDRAGRATRGAAMHLKARTLLYAASDLHHSMQTYAPGFSNPELLGYTSGSQNARWEAAKDAAKAVMNLGIYDLVSPDPAPGDDIAQTFIDYFISYGYEEEDILLQYFTPKTDENWDGYNPALYCGPNGYHNWGNNVPLGELVDDYEFADGTKFDWSNPAHAAAPYTNREARFYATILYEGADWRVRPSDVQEIDPWNKIQVGHVYNLAGDLIVPGVDTRSGPIEDWNGGKSGYYVKKFVDKSVDPQYVKQDIPFRHFRYAETLLNYAEACIELEEDDEAKTYLNMIRKRAGLPDITSTGDDLRQDYRHERRIEMAYEDQRFWDVRRWVIGPEAYHQTHRVDVRYETDQPATNYRQADGSTWGDPIFSEAELGGDARAWLDKAYFFPIYRDEMNKNSLLIQNPGY
- a CDS encoding glycoside hydrolase family 2 TIM barrel-domain containing protein, which gives rise to MKKTVLSMFYACLALLISISCFSQSSYEGVAFEEKVQADWENQYIFEINRETPRAWYIPYGSPEEMEGNSIRESGLIRSLNGPWLFHLAQNPGERPHYFFRDDYDTGGWDRIKVPSNWEMEGYDYPIYTNITYPHEKNPPYMQKHYNPVGSYKRSFLIPPEWEGRQIYLRFGGVSSAMYVWVNETRVGYSEDSKTPAEFDISPYIHPGENSLAVEVYKWSDASYLEDQDFWRMGGITRDVSLVARNLQHIRDFRVVAGLDETYTDGILNLEVEVVNLDKDAAPVCTVQAQLLDDLDQVLYEENLPVNLKDGVATAGMRQTFPEVKPWSAEIPSLYRLILTLKDEQGGFIEAMEQAVGFRSVEIRNGVLLVNGRYVYLKGANLHEHHHVNGHVVDEATMLKDILLMKSHNLNAVRTSHYPQPERWYELCNKYGLYVVDEANIESHGMGYGKESLAKDSTWMGAHLFRTRNMFERDKNQPSVIIWSLGNEAGNGINFQATYDYLKGVDGTRPVQYEQAHRADNTDIICPMYMTMERMEAYAKSENGKPDRPLIQCEYAHAMGNSLGNFQDYWDLIETYDALQGGFIWDWVDQGILVSNAEGEEYWAYGGDFGPDDVPSDGNFCLNGIVNPDRGIKPTLLEVKKVYQNIGFEAEDLKSGILNIHNKYSFLNLDQFWFKWSLSSNGHTLQQGFIDNLNLPAGEKALVELGYQFAPEGNREYFLVIEASLKSASGILEAGTIMAREQFQLPYQWDGVAQKREVPDLSSGQDDRSITLTGQDFTIRFDTEKGVMSQFLYQGKELLLKGPEPNFWRAPTDNDFGNNNHKRAGVWRGAAAGRMVREVNLVRDHPGQLSVIFKMILNDGESNPIARYNSTYSVNGFGEVTVSSDFEVTAEDLPDMPRFGMNLLMPRAFDRVTWLGRGPHESYWDRKTSAFVDLYTSSVADLCWPYIRPQENGNREDVRWVSIVDKSGRGLVFKGNPQIAFSAHHNLTEDFESPERTDGRHVDGVKPVNRHTVDVVPKDLTSVHVDYKQMGVGGDNSWGARTHPEYRLSEKSYSYSFKMIPVSEFSGETYLTEQ